The Syngnathus typhle isolate RoL2023-S1 ecotype Sweden linkage group LG16, RoL_Styp_1.0, whole genome shotgun sequence genome includes a region encoding these proteins:
- the ttbk2a gene encoding tau-tubulin kinase 2 isoform X2 gives MSGGAEQADILSVLSLVKERWKVVKKIGGGGFGEIYEALDLLTRVSVALKVESAQQPKQVLKMEVAVLKKLQGKDHVCRFVGCGRNDRFNYVVMELQGRNLADLRRSMSRGTFSISTTLRLGRQILEAIESIHSVGFLHRDIKPSNFAMGRFPSTCRTCYMLDFGLARQFTNSCQEVRPPRPVAGFRGTVRYASVNAHKNKEMGRHDDLWSLFYMLVEFLVGQLPWRKIKDKEHVGKLKDTYDHHLMLKHLPAEFGVFLEHISSLDYFTKPDYQLLMSVFDNSMKTYNVVENDPYDWERAATDGSLVISSSATTPQHHTRLTPAHMGMANASVIPGDLLRENTEEVLQDEQLSDADNNMAAPERVAGSPGHPPRAQEADVWEELDRNRNRIRTALWKAAAEEEQGNPQGNQSPFGALSLGSPVKMMSEEREGPLVRKLRNIHSFELERRLGLESKPNPERFLEACPTKQTPSTAQQQQEQQVDEEGAEGAPIIPVNQALTPPNGERRERIWHYDEEFVSGGGVGGSPKAPSPASPEHGDGAASSGGFVALNLSSGRQDVDSRDWVLVERPETKASSSPSEEEEEEQEAEVLQEPGWDRGLPSTGSGKAKPDSLTSSKGSAKADKLELSVGPAEALPPVTPTSPAEVLTEGVLTQLTAQRPSGLSSASGSDSAHTPERCSEAKAEPMSESPGTPTDPPLVNGDAPSPVPSRRSNSPRSPLSPSFPRGHHLQTPPGSEKDNLAPENVGSQVSNSAPRHRQSRIPVLEPPPPGSAKEKLLQKKANNPVPLPSPSASPSLSDRRAPAAVASLARDPLSSASDRSQEEDSLMGSRSDRHGDASLSSSSSPLSRRSRIPRPVHLASSAEQLGAQFLPRPPPGKPPCRNTVEGRIRRYRIRAGSTSDSDLLSCLAQLMHGARGSSAAHHRPLAPYAGSRATGVSSLTSSPHHVRSSSASPRSSSSLQRSVSSSPSRHEPRGSLAGGCLGRSRSPPSFSGSPPPRRLYHHHHHQETCCSRQARTAAFHLSRGKGCSREGKCSSKLAR, from the exons ATGAGCGGGGGAGCGGAGCAAGCCGACATTCTCAGCGTGCTCTCCCTGGTGAAGGAGCGATGGAAAGTG GTGAAGAAGATCGGGGGCGGTGGTTTTGGGGAGATCTACGAGGCGCTGGACCTGCTGACCCGGGTCAGCGTGGCGCTCAAGGTGGAGTCAGCTCAGCAGCCCAAGCAGGTCCTCAAGATGGAGGTGGCCGTGCTGAAGAAGCTGCAGG GGAAGGATCACGTGTGTCGCTTTGTAGGATGCGGCCGCAACGACCGCTTCAACTACGTGGTGATGGAGCTTCAG GGTCGTAATCTGGCTGACCTGAGGAGGAGCATGAGCCGGGGGACGTTCAGCATCAGCACCACGCTGCGTCTGGGTCGGCAAATCCTAGAGGCCATCGAGAGCATCCACTCAGTGGGATTCCTGCATCGTGATATCAAACCA tccaACTTCGCCATGGGTCGCTTCCCCAGCACCTGCCGCACATGCTACATGCTGGACTTTGGCTTAGCCCGCCAGTTCACCAACTCGTGCCAAGAGGTCCGACCG CCCCGCCCAGTGGCAGGATTCCGGGGAACCGTGCGCTACGCATCCGTCAACGCACACAAAAATAAG GAGATGGGTCGCCATGATGACCTGTGGTCCCTCTTTTACATGCTGGTGGAGTTCCTTGTCGGCCAGTTGCCGTGGAGGAAGATCAAGGACAAA GAGCACGTGGGCAAATTAAAGGACACGTACGATCACCATCTGATGCTTAAACACTTGCCGGCGGAATTCGGTGTCTTCTTGGAACACATCTCCAGCCTGGACTACTTCACCAAGCCTGACTACCAG CTGTTGATGTCAGTGTTCGACAACAGCATGAAGACGTACAACGTGGTGGAAAACGACCCGTACGACTGGGAGAGGGCGGCCACGGACGGCAGCCTGGTGAtcagctccagcgccaccacgCCGCAGCATCATACGCGCCTCACGCCCGCTCACATGGG CATGGCCAACGCCTCGGTGATTCCAGGCGACTTGCTGCGCGAGAACACCGAGGAGGTCCTGCAGGACGAGCAACTCAGCGACGCCGACAACAACATGGCGGCACCTGAACGTGTGGCAGGTTCTCCGGGTCACCCACCGCGAGCGCAGGAAGCTGATGTGTGGGAGGAGCTTGACCGTAACCGTAACCGGATACGCACGGCCTTATGGAAG GCTGCCGCTGAAGAGGAGCAAGGCAACCCCCAGGGCAACCAAAGCCCATTCGGAGCACTCAGCCTGGGGTCGCCCGTCAAGATGATGTCGGAGGAGCGCGAGGGGCCTCTGGTCAGGAAGCTGCGCAACATCCACAGCTTTGAGCTGGAAAGgagacttggactcgagtccaAACCCAATCCAGAACGCTTCCTCGAGGCCTG TCCCACAAAGCAGACGCCCAGTACTGCCCAGCAGCAACAAGAACAACAAGTGGACGAGGAGGGAGCCGAGGGGGCTCCAATCATCCCAGTCAATCAGGCTCTAACGCCTCCTAATGGAGAGCGTCGCGAGCGGATTTGGCACTATGACGAAGAGTTCGTTTCTGGCGGTGGTGTCGGGGGGTCTCCCAAAGCGCCGTCCCCTGCTTCTCCGGAGCACGGCGACGGGGCGGCCAGCAGCGGGGGCTTCGTGGCCCTCAACCTCAGCTCGGGCCGGCAGGACGTAGACTCGCGGGACTGGGTCCTAGTGGAGCGGCCCGAAACCAAGGCCAGTTCAAGCCCatcggaagaggaggaagaagagcaggAGGCGGAGGTCCTGCAGGAACCCGGGTGGGACCGGGGCCTGCCAAGCACCGGCTCCGGAAAAGCAAAGCCGGACAGTTTGACTTCGTCCAAGGGAAGCGCCAAAGCTGACAAGTTGGAACTCAGCGTGGGGCCCGCCGAGGCCTTGCCCCCTGTGACCCCCACCAGCCCTGCCGAAGTGCTGACCGAGGGGGTCCTCACCCAG TTGACGGCTCAGCGTCCGTCCGGGCTGTCCTCTGCGTCGGGATCCGACAGCGCCCATACACCGGAGAGATGCAGCGAAGCCAAAGCAGAGCCTATGAGTGAATCTCCGGGGACGCCTACAGACCCGCCTCTGGTCAACGGGGACGCCCCGAGTCCGGTGCCGAGCCGCCGAAGCAACTCCCCCCGCTCGCCTCTTAGCCCCTCCTTCCCCAGGGGACACCACTTACAGACCCCTCCTGGCTCTGAGAAAGACAACCTAGCACCGGAAAATGTGGGCAGCCAAGTTTCCAACTCCGCACCTCGCCACCGGCAGAGTCGTATTCCCGTGCTGGAACCACCGCCCCCGGGTTCGGCCAAAGAAAAGCTCCTGCAGAAGAAAGCCAACAACCCGGTCCCGCTGCCATCACCCTCCGCCTCGCCGTCCCTCTCCGACCGCCGCGCTCCGGCCGCCGTGGCTTCCCTCGCCAGGGACCCGCTGTCGTCTGCCTCGGATCGCTCCCAGGAGGAGGACTCTCTCATGGGCTCGCGCTCGGACCGGCACGGGGATGCCTCCCTGTCTTCGTCCTCCAGCCCCCTATCCCGTCGGAGCAGGATCCCTCGGCCTGTCCACTTGGCCTCGTCCGCCGAGCAGCTGGGCGCCCAGTTCCTGCCCCGCCCGCCTCCTGGCAAGCCGCCGTGCCGCAACACTGTGGAGGGCAG GATCCGGCGCTACCGCATCCGAGCGGGCAGCACCAGCGACTCCGACCTCCTGAGCTGCCTGGCTCAGCTGATGCACGGCGCCCGCGGCTCCTCGGCAGCCCACCACCGCCCGTTGGCCCCATACGCCGGCTCTCGGGCGACGGGCGTCAGCAGCCTGACCAGCTCGCCGCACCACGTCCGCAGCTCCAGCGCCTCGCCCCGCAGCTCGTCCTCGCTGCAGCGCTCCGTCAGCTCCTCGCCCTCACGCCACGAGCCCCGCGGCAGCTTGGCAGGAGGCTGCCTGGGCCGCAGCCGCTCGCCGCCCAGCTTCTCCGGGTCGCCCCCGCCGCGCCGCCtctaccaccaccatcaccaccaggaGACATGCTGCAGCCGGCAGGCCCGCACCGCCGCCTTCCACCTGTCCAGGGGGAAAGGCTGCAGTCGGGAAGGCAAGTGTTCCAGCAAGCTGGCCAGATAG
- the ttbk2a gene encoding tau-tubulin kinase 2 isoform X1 yields the protein MSGGAEQADILSVLSLVKERWKVVKKIGGGGFGEIYEALDLLTRVSVALKVESAQQPKQVLKMEVAVLKKLQGKDHVCRFVGCGRNDRFNYVVMELQGRNLADLRRSMSRGTFSISTTLRLGRQILEAIESIHSVGFLHRDIKPSNFAMGRFPSTCRTCYMLDFGLARQFTNSCQEVRPPRPVAGFRGTVRYASVNAHKNKEMGRHDDLWSLFYMLVEFLVGQLPWRKIKDKEHVGKLKDTYDHHLMLKHLPAEFGVFLEHISSLDYFTKPDYQLLMSVFDNSMKTYNVVENDPYDWERAATDGSLVISSSATTPQHHTRLTPAHMGMANASVIPGDLLRENTEEVLQDEQLSDADNNMAAPERVAGSPGHPPRAQEADVWEELDRNRNRIRTALWKAAAEEEQGNPQGNQSPFGALSLGSPVKMMSEEREGPLVRKLRNIHSFELERRLGLESKPNPERFLEACPTKQTPSTAQQQQEQQVDEEGAEGAPIIPVNQALTPPNGERRERIWHYDEEFVSGGGVGGSPKAPSPASPEHGDGAASSGGFVALNLSSGRQDVDSRDWVLVERPETKASSSPSEEEEEEQEAEVLQEPGWDRGLPSTGSGKAKPDSLTSSKGSAKADKLELSVGPAEALPPVTPTSPAEVLTEGVLTQHPTSLPSLPEEAAARTFVPVPLRSPSPHTLLSTLSDPLHQRHPLVMRRSQSADQHRDRPPSSSFVPLPLRPSPSRRKLPAIPAGAANANFPSVIRITRAQLQQLTAQRPSGLSSASGSDSAHTPERCSEAKAEPMSESPGTPTDPPLVNGDAPSPVPSRRSNSPRSPLSPSFPRGHHLQTPPGSEKDNLAPENVGSQVSNSAPRHRQSRIPVLEPPPPGSAKEKLLQKKANNPVPLPSPSASPSLSDRRAPAAVASLARDPLSSASDRSQEEDSLMGSRSDRHGDASLSSSSSPLSRRSRIPRPVHLASSAEQLGAQFLPRPPPGKPPCRNTVEGRIRRYRIRAGSTSDSDLLSCLAQLMHGARGSSAAHHRPLAPYAGSRATGVSSLTSSPHHVRSSSASPRSSSSLQRSVSSSPSRHEPRGSLAGGCLGRSRSPPSFSGSPPPRRLYHHHHHQETCCSRQARTAAFHLSRGKGCSREGKCSSKLAR from the exons ATGAGCGGGGGAGCGGAGCAAGCCGACATTCTCAGCGTGCTCTCCCTGGTGAAGGAGCGATGGAAAGTG GTGAAGAAGATCGGGGGCGGTGGTTTTGGGGAGATCTACGAGGCGCTGGACCTGCTGACCCGGGTCAGCGTGGCGCTCAAGGTGGAGTCAGCTCAGCAGCCCAAGCAGGTCCTCAAGATGGAGGTGGCCGTGCTGAAGAAGCTGCAGG GGAAGGATCACGTGTGTCGCTTTGTAGGATGCGGCCGCAACGACCGCTTCAACTACGTGGTGATGGAGCTTCAG GGTCGTAATCTGGCTGACCTGAGGAGGAGCATGAGCCGGGGGACGTTCAGCATCAGCACCACGCTGCGTCTGGGTCGGCAAATCCTAGAGGCCATCGAGAGCATCCACTCAGTGGGATTCCTGCATCGTGATATCAAACCA tccaACTTCGCCATGGGTCGCTTCCCCAGCACCTGCCGCACATGCTACATGCTGGACTTTGGCTTAGCCCGCCAGTTCACCAACTCGTGCCAAGAGGTCCGACCG CCCCGCCCAGTGGCAGGATTCCGGGGAACCGTGCGCTACGCATCCGTCAACGCACACAAAAATAAG GAGATGGGTCGCCATGATGACCTGTGGTCCCTCTTTTACATGCTGGTGGAGTTCCTTGTCGGCCAGTTGCCGTGGAGGAAGATCAAGGACAAA GAGCACGTGGGCAAATTAAAGGACACGTACGATCACCATCTGATGCTTAAACACTTGCCGGCGGAATTCGGTGTCTTCTTGGAACACATCTCCAGCCTGGACTACTTCACCAAGCCTGACTACCAG CTGTTGATGTCAGTGTTCGACAACAGCATGAAGACGTACAACGTGGTGGAAAACGACCCGTACGACTGGGAGAGGGCGGCCACGGACGGCAGCCTGGTGAtcagctccagcgccaccacgCCGCAGCATCATACGCGCCTCACGCCCGCTCACATGGG CATGGCCAACGCCTCGGTGATTCCAGGCGACTTGCTGCGCGAGAACACCGAGGAGGTCCTGCAGGACGAGCAACTCAGCGACGCCGACAACAACATGGCGGCACCTGAACGTGTGGCAGGTTCTCCGGGTCACCCACCGCGAGCGCAGGAAGCTGATGTGTGGGAGGAGCTTGACCGTAACCGTAACCGGATACGCACGGCCTTATGGAAG GCTGCCGCTGAAGAGGAGCAAGGCAACCCCCAGGGCAACCAAAGCCCATTCGGAGCACTCAGCCTGGGGTCGCCCGTCAAGATGATGTCGGAGGAGCGCGAGGGGCCTCTGGTCAGGAAGCTGCGCAACATCCACAGCTTTGAGCTGGAAAGgagacttggactcgagtccaAACCCAATCCAGAACGCTTCCTCGAGGCCTG TCCCACAAAGCAGACGCCCAGTACTGCCCAGCAGCAACAAGAACAACAAGTGGACGAGGAGGGAGCCGAGGGGGCTCCAATCATCCCAGTCAATCAGGCTCTAACGCCTCCTAATGGAGAGCGTCGCGAGCGGATTTGGCACTATGACGAAGAGTTCGTTTCTGGCGGTGGTGTCGGGGGGTCTCCCAAAGCGCCGTCCCCTGCTTCTCCGGAGCACGGCGACGGGGCGGCCAGCAGCGGGGGCTTCGTGGCCCTCAACCTCAGCTCGGGCCGGCAGGACGTAGACTCGCGGGACTGGGTCCTAGTGGAGCGGCCCGAAACCAAGGCCAGTTCAAGCCCatcggaagaggaggaagaagagcaggAGGCGGAGGTCCTGCAGGAACCCGGGTGGGACCGGGGCCTGCCAAGCACCGGCTCCGGAAAAGCAAAGCCGGACAGTTTGACTTCGTCCAAGGGAAGCGCCAAAGCTGACAAGTTGGAACTCAGCGTGGGGCCCGCCGAGGCCTTGCCCCCTGTGACCCCCACCAGCCCTGCCGAAGTGCTGACCGAGGGGGTCCTCACCCAG CACCCCACCTCTCTTCCGTCCCTGCCCGAGGAAGCGGCCGCCCGGACCTTCGTCCCCGTCCCTCTGCGCTCCCCCAGCCCTCACACCCTCCTCAGCACCCTGTCGGACCCTCTCCACCAGCGCCACCCGCTGGTCATGAGGCGCAGCCAGTCGGCCGACCAACACCGGGACCGCCCGCCGTCTTCCTCTTTCGTTCCGCTTCCACTCAGACCCTCACCCAGTCGCAGGAAACTGCCCGCCATCCCGGCCGGCGCCGCCAACGCCAACTTCCCCTCTGTCATACGTATAACCAGGGCCCAGCTGCAGCag TTGACGGCTCAGCGTCCGTCCGGGCTGTCCTCTGCGTCGGGATCCGACAGCGCCCATACACCGGAGAGATGCAGCGAAGCCAAAGCAGAGCCTATGAGTGAATCTCCGGGGACGCCTACAGACCCGCCTCTGGTCAACGGGGACGCCCCGAGTCCGGTGCCGAGCCGCCGAAGCAACTCCCCCCGCTCGCCTCTTAGCCCCTCCTTCCCCAGGGGACACCACTTACAGACCCCTCCTGGCTCTGAGAAAGACAACCTAGCACCGGAAAATGTGGGCAGCCAAGTTTCCAACTCCGCACCTCGCCACCGGCAGAGTCGTATTCCCGTGCTGGAACCACCGCCCCCGGGTTCGGCCAAAGAAAAGCTCCTGCAGAAGAAAGCCAACAACCCGGTCCCGCTGCCATCACCCTCCGCCTCGCCGTCCCTCTCCGACCGCCGCGCTCCGGCCGCCGTGGCTTCCCTCGCCAGGGACCCGCTGTCGTCTGCCTCGGATCGCTCCCAGGAGGAGGACTCTCTCATGGGCTCGCGCTCGGACCGGCACGGGGATGCCTCCCTGTCTTCGTCCTCCAGCCCCCTATCCCGTCGGAGCAGGATCCCTCGGCCTGTCCACTTGGCCTCGTCCGCCGAGCAGCTGGGCGCCCAGTTCCTGCCCCGCCCGCCTCCTGGCAAGCCGCCGTGCCGCAACACTGTGGAGGGCAG GATCCGGCGCTACCGCATCCGAGCGGGCAGCACCAGCGACTCCGACCTCCTGAGCTGCCTGGCTCAGCTGATGCACGGCGCCCGCGGCTCCTCGGCAGCCCACCACCGCCCGTTGGCCCCATACGCCGGCTCTCGGGCGACGGGCGTCAGCAGCCTGACCAGCTCGCCGCACCACGTCCGCAGCTCCAGCGCCTCGCCCCGCAGCTCGTCCTCGCTGCAGCGCTCCGTCAGCTCCTCGCCCTCACGCCACGAGCCCCGCGGCAGCTTGGCAGGAGGCTGCCTGGGCCGCAGCCGCTCGCCGCCCAGCTTCTCCGGGTCGCCCCCGCCGCGCCGCCtctaccaccaccatcaccaccaggaGACATGCTGCAGCCGGCAGGCCCGCACCGCCGCCTTCCACCTGTCCAGGGGGAAAGGCTGCAGTCGGGAAGGCAAGTGTTCCAGCAAGCTGGCCAGATAG